In uncultured Campylobacter sp., the DNA window AATTTTCGATATCCAAAAGCTCGTGATCGGTCGCAGGCTCTTTGTCGAATACGTCGATGCCGAGATATGCGATCTTGCCGCTGCGTAGATTGTTTGCAAGCGCTTTTTCATTATACAGCCCGCCTCTGGCGCAGTTTATTAGGCGCACGCCGTCCTTCATCTTCGCTATTTGCGGCTCGCCTACCATATTTATCGTCTCTTGATTTTTCGGCGTATGGATCGTGATGAAGTCGCAAGATAAAATTTCATCGAAATTCTTCGTATATTTTACTCCGAGCTTCGTGGCCTTCTCAGGCTCGATATAGGGATCATAGGCGATGACGTTCATCCCAAACGCAAGCGCGCGCACCCCCACGCGCGAGCCGATGTTTCCAAAGCCGATGATGCCGAGGCTCTTTTTATAAAGCTCGGTGCCGTACCATTTCTCGCGCTTCCAAATTCTATTAATTTTCAGATCGTTGCAGGAATTTACATATTTGCGCGCAGCATTCAGCAGATGGCACATGGTCATTTCGACCGCGGCGATGGTGTTTGCAGTAGGTACGTTCATCAAAATAATGCCGCGCTTGGAGCAGCCGTCGATATCGCAGTTATCTACACCCACGCCCGCGCGCACGATCGCTTTTAGCTTGGTGCCGGCATTTAGAAATTTCTCATCCACCGCCGTAGAGCTTCTGGTAATCGCGACGTCAGCATCGCCTAAAATTCCGTATAGCTCGCTCTTGGGCACGCTCGTGGCGTCGATTACTTTAACGTCCGATTCCTGCTTAAGCAGATCGAAACCGATTTTGTGGATTGCGTCGCAAACTATGATAGTTTTCATTAAATTTAACCTTTAGAAGTGGGTCCGCAAGGCGGGGATGCCTTGCGGGAGGAATTATTTATTTAGTTGATCTTTGATCAGATCCCCTAGGCTTTGCTTCTCGTCGTCGTTGCTATTGATCTCGTTTAGCGCCTCGCGCTCCTTCTGATGAGCCAGTCTGCGCACGCTTAGGCGAATTCTGTTTTTCTTCTCGTCGATAAAAGCGATCGCAGCCTCGATCTCGTCGCCCACTTTTAGGCTATCTACGCTTACGTTGCCGAGATCTTCCTTGCGGATAAGCGCGTCTATACCGCCTCCCAGCTCAACAAAAATTCCGAACTCTTTAATATCGCGGATCTTGCCTTTTACGACATCGCCTTGATTGTGACTCTTGGCAAACTCGCTAATCGGGCTATCGCCGAGTTCTTTGTGGTTTAGAGAAATTTTTTGAGTATCTTTGTCGATCTTGATGATCTTAACCTCGATCTCGTCGCCTACTTTGAATAAATTTTTGCACTTCTCGCCGCGATCCCACGAAGCGTCTTCGTTATGCAAAAGCCCCTCTACACCGTCGATCCTCACAAACGCGCCGAAGTTTGTAATCGTAGTGACGCTGCCTTTTAGCACGTCGCCCACTTTATGCTTAGCAACAAACTCGTCAAAAGGCTTGGTGAGTAAATTTTTAAGGCTCACGCGTAATCTACGCTCGCTAGGGTTAATCTCTACGACCTCGACGTCGAGCTCTTCACCCTCGCTGATGAAATCTTTCGGATTTTTGATATTTTTATCCCACGAAATTTCGCTGATATGCAAAAAACCCTCGATGTCGTTGCCAAGATCGACAAACGCGCCGTAAGGCTCGATATTACTTACTTTTACGCGGATCGTATCGCCCACTTCCAGGCTATCTTTAATCTCGTTCCAAGGATCGGGCATCGCCTCTTTGATCGAAAGGGAGAGATGCTTTTTATCGTTGTCATATTTGATAACCTTAACCGGAACCTTATCGCCCTCTTTGTAAAGCGAGCTTGGATTTACAGGACCTTTGTATGAAATTTCGCTGTAGTGCACGAGCCCGTCCACGCCGCCTACGTCTACAAACATACCGTAGGTGGTGATCTTTTTGACGACGCCTTCGATGATGCCCTCAGTAGCGATTACTTTCTCGATCGCCTCTTTGCTTGCTTTGCGATCCTCATCAAGTAGCTTCTTGCGCGATACTACGATGCTTTGCTCATCTCTATCGACCTTAATGATCTTTACTTTGAAATTTTTACCGACGGCGCCATTTGGGTTTTTAAGCGCACTTTGCGAGCGCGGCATAAAAAATTCCACATCGTCTGCATTAGCACAAAGGAAACCGCCCTTATTAAACGATAGAATTTTAACGTCATAGACATTTTCTGCGTTTTCATCATAGGAGTCGATGAACGCCTTTACTTTTTCCTTCTTTAGAGCCTTTTTATACGATACGACCGGGCGACCGCCTCTGCTTCCGATAATAGCGACTTTGATGTCATCTCCTACATTAACCTGCGGATTTCCTTGATCGTCGCTAACCTCGGCGGCGTCCAAAATGCCCTCCGACTTCCTGCCTACGTCTATGAAAACCTCGCCGTCCTTAAGGGCGATAACCTTACCTGTGACGACCTCGTCGCGAGACTTCCCGGCGTCATACTCCTCTAACAATGTCGCAAAATCTTCCTCTGCGTGGTTTTGAACCTTTTCGTTCACCTCAGCCATATGCTTCCTTTAAATTTATTTGCGCTTTTTTGAAAAGAACTAAAATGCGCGATTCTAGCCAAAATTTGCTTTTAATTTGATAAATTTCTAAGAATAAATTTGATAAGAGGGCTTATAAATTCTGCGTTAAATTTTCGATTCGCGCTACTACTTTTTTGATGATCCAATCAGGCGTGCTGGCTCCTGCGGAGATGCCGCATAGGCTTTTGTTTTCAAACCACGAGCGTTCAAGCTCGCTTTCGTTTTCTATGAGGTAGCTGTCTTTGCAAAAATTCTGCGAAATTAAAAAAAGCTGCTTGGTGTTGGAGGAATTTTTCCCGCCTACGATTATCATCACGTCGGCCTTTTGCGACAGGCTTTTTACGGCCTCTTGATTTTCCAGCGTCGCATTGCAAATCGTATTAAAAATTCTTAGCTCCCTTGCGCGCTGCATCAAAAAATCCGCGATTTTGGTAAAGCTTTCTATCTTTTTCGTAGTCTGTGAAACGAGCGCGACGCGCGAGCCAAGCTTGACGTCTTGCAGTTCCTTCGTATCCATGATCACGAATACGCGCGATTTTGCGTAGGATTTCACACCCTTTACCTCGGGATGATTTTTATCGCCGAAGATTACGATATCATAGCCCTCTGCGCTCATCTTTTCTACGATCTGCTGCGGCTTGGTTACGAAAGGGCAGGTAGCGTCGATGAGCTCTTTATTTTGCGCCTTTAATCTTTGCAGATCGTCTTTTTGGATACCGTGCGTGCGGATGATGAGCTTTTGCTCGTCCTTGATCTCACTAACGCCTTCTAAGGTTTTGACGCCGAAATTTTGCCTTAGCCTGTTGATCTCTTCGGCGTTATGTATCAGTTCGCCGATCGTAGCGGCCTCACCGGCGCTTTCTGCGATCTTGATCGCGCGCTTGACGCCGAAGCAAAAGCCGTAGCTTTTGGCCATCTCAATCTTCAACGCCGGCCCCGATCTGTCTTAAAATCGCGGCGAAATTCGGAAACGACGTCGCGATACAATCGCTATCTTCGATGATCATCCCCGATCTTAAGCCCAAAATCGCAAAGCTCATCGCGATGCGGTGATCTCCGCACGGCGTGATAATCGCTGCGTTTGCCTCGCCGCCTTCGATCTGCCAGCCGTCCTGTAGCTCGCGCGCCTTGATACCGCAGGCACGAAGCCCTTCGCAGGTTACCTTTATGCGGTCGCACTCCTTCACGCGCAGCTCGGCGGCATTTCTAAGCACGCTACTTCCCTGTGCACAGGCAAAGGCGATCGCAAGCGC includes these proteins:
- a CDS encoding 4-hydroxy-3-methylbut-2-enyl diphosphate reductase; the encoded protein is MKIEMAKSYGFCFGVKRAIKIAESAGEAATIGELIHNAEEINRLRQNFGVKTLEGVSEIKDEQKLIIRTHGIQKDDLQRLKAQNKELIDATCPFVTKPQQIVEKMSAEGYDIVIFGDKNHPEVKGVKSYAKSRVFVIMDTKELQDVKLGSRVALVSQTTKKIESFTKIADFLMQRARELRIFNTICNATLENQEAVKSLSQKADVMIIVGGKNSSNTKQLFLISQNFCKDSYLIENESELERSWFENKSLCGISAGASTPDWIIKKVVARIENLTQNL
- a CDS encoding 30S ribosomal protein S1, giving the protein MAEVNEKVQNHAEEDFATLLEEYDAGKSRDEVVTGKVIALKDGEVFIDVGRKSEGILDAAEVSDDQGNPQVNVGDDIKVAIIGSRGGRPVVSYKKALKKEKVKAFIDSYDENAENVYDVKILSFNKGGFLCANADDVEFFMPRSQSALKNPNGAVGKNFKVKIIKVDRDEQSIVVSRKKLLDEDRKASKEAIEKVIATEGIIEGVVKKITTYGMFVDVGGVDGLVHYSEISYKGPVNPSSLYKEGDKVPVKVIKYDNDKKHLSLSIKEAMPDPWNEIKDSLEVGDTIRVKVSNIEPYGAFVDLGNDIEGFLHISEISWDKNIKNPKDFISEGEELDVEVVEINPSERRLRVSLKNLLTKPFDEFVAKHKVGDVLKGSVTTITNFGAFVRIDGVEGLLHNEDASWDRGEKCKNLFKVGDEIEVKIIKIDKDTQKISLNHKELGDSPISEFAKSHNQGDVVKGKIRDIKEFGIFVELGGGIDALIRKEDLGNVSVDSLKVGDEIEAAIAFIDEKKNRIRLSVRRLAHQKEREALNEINSNDDEKQSLGDLIKDQLNK
- the serA gene encoding phosphoglycerate dehydrogenase, producing the protein MKTIIVCDAIHKIGFDLLKQESDVKVIDATSVPKSELYGILGDADVAITRSSTAVDEKFLNAGTKLKAIVRAGVGVDNCDIDGCSKRGIILMNVPTANTIAAVEMTMCHLLNAARKYVNSCNDLKINRIWKREKWYGTELYKKSLGIIGFGNIGSRVGVRALAFGMNVIAYDPYIEPEKATKLGVKYTKNFDEILSCDFITIHTPKNQETINMVGEPQIAKMKDGVRLINCARGGLYNEKALANNLRSGKIAYLGIDVFDKEPATDHELLDIENLSATPHLGANTLESQSNIAREAAEQAISAARGLNYPNALNLPLKLEDLPRGIEPYINLVSKMAYLAAQINKGPIKSIRIEGSGEVVQYLKSMLVFAIVGALHDSSGDSLNYVNAKFLADEKGIETSFGELARSVYKSEISVKVTTDKAISNVAGTVFDGSEERIVNIGGFKTDFKPKGKMIIFKNTDVPGVIKSVSTILADENINIADFRLGRGEEGDALAVILVDSEVQKSTLDKLAALQTCLMVRYAAL